The sequence gattcagcacatcacatcttattagcaggcgtgatgaaagctcccaaaatcgatcttttaatggaagaactcccgccagaacttcaagactcattgtatgtgtcgaatgcatgcagcctaaagcaattcgcaaacaacggtactgaattcgctcaagtttgataatatgagaatttgcagcggaacgaaaacaaacgcatccatattccatcactgaaagtatcgttgtctgatacaattttattagatcttgcggatgagcaccccaccaagaccctgttattgttcgaagaaaatttactctttgttggcatttcgttatcagatacctaatgtgtcctccccacgtgcatttggaatcaaaccacaccccgaggtatttgaaagtcaaaacctgttcgattattcttcccatcatatgaagctgaagttgcgcgggatcatgcttttttgaaaagacgaccagctctgttttctccgcagagaattcgataccaagatgaacagcccaaacggacaatttatctaaggtatcttgcaatggtttttgcagatcaatagctttggatccagtaactgaaaccacgccatcatctgccaattgtcttagtgtacatggggttactagacagctgtcaatgtcattcacgtaaaaattatagaggagcggactgaggcatgagccttgcgggagacccatgtagctaattctgattgttgccaaatcgccatgtgaaaaatgcatgcgtttctctgacaaaaggttgtgcaaataattatttataaccgctgggagtccatgttggtggagcttgtctgaaagaacatcaatggaaactgaatcaaatgctcctttaatgtctaaaaatacagatgccatttgttgcttttgagcgaaggcaatttggatgtcagacgaaagtaatgcaaggcaatcattcgtccctttatttctacggaagccaaactgagtatctgacaacaaaccgttcgtctcgacccaagtgtcgagacgtcgtagaataattttttcgaacaattttctgatgcaggacaacatcgcaatgggtctatatgagttgtgattggaagctggtttccccggcttttgaatggcgataactttcacttgtctccagtcaggtggaacaatattttgctcaagaaacttgttgaacaattccaacaaacgtctttttgcgaggtcgggcagattcttcaccaagttgaatttaattctgtccaatccaggagcgttattgttacaagacatgagtgctatggaaaattccatcattgaaaaggggctatcaatggaatcatcatttgaagaagactccctaacaatgctatgcgtaggaacggaatctggacaaactttcctcgcaaaatcaaatatccatcgattcgagtactcctcactctcatttcctacgttacgattcctcattcgtctggccgtattccaaagagtgctcattgaggtttctcttgacaaaccttccacaaaatgtctccaatagctgcatttcttaacccgaagtatgttcttgtacttggtttctaaaaccaagaatttttcaaaattctgaggagttcctcctcctcgttttaaaaacgtcttgaaagcattttgtttcgcgtgtttagcatctgagcactctttgtcccaccaaggatttggaggtcttctgttagacgatggaccaagaaatcgtttggtttgggcttgttctgcggcctccagaatcgaacaaacgaggaagtcatattcttcaagtgggggaagctcttccattgaagttaagacacttgaaatattactttggtatttaatccagtcaatattttttgtcaaatcatatggaatattaactgaattagcaatgcctttgttactgctaattgagatgatgattggtaaatgatcgctaccatgtaaatcaggaaatactttccaggtgcaatctagtcgaattgaagtcgaacaaagagataaatctaatgcacttggacgtgcaggaggtcttgggatccgtgtcatgctacccatatttagtaccgtcatgctaaaattgtcgcaaatattatatattagagatgatctgctatcattgtaaacggaaccccacatcattccgtgcgaattgaaatctcctaaaatcaaacgtggagcaggaagggcttcgacaatttcattaagctgtcgttgtccaacttgagctcttggaggaatatataccgaagcaatgcaaatgtcctttcctttaatgtttatttgacaagcaacaacttctatactagaagtcgaaggaatgtttaatctataaaaggaataacatttcttaattcctaaaagcactccaccatacggggagtctctgtcgagacgtataatgttaaagtcattaaaatttaaggctatgtttgatgtaagccatgtttcgcacaaagcaaatacatcacatttttgactatgcaacaaaactttaaatgaatcaagttttggcatgatgcttcgacaattccactgcaggacagtgattgaatcatttgcggcggatgataaattatccatcaaatgatacaaaacctgaaagagctggccattgagctgataactgtttcaaaaaagttctagctattggaaggaatgctgttatgatggtctttagaggttcagaaatattgaatgcagcgaaaatccattctacaatttccgaaaatttcagtaatcctgttggtgaatgtgaaatggagcccactggattattgtcttttcttgagctagttcctggattggtttgtgaatttgacaaaccaggaggcacagtttttggttttaaatttggctttttagctttaacacggggatctttttttgaaggtataattttaggtgtcttttttggtattttgtggtttgttaatctcctcttaacagacccttgaggagtgacaaacgaggtatcttcactatttccgtcagagtcagattcctctggctccgcaagatttgaaaaaccgttttcggtttccaaaggggagacatgtatgaccgttttgagcatttctgcatatgtgcgcttagaccgtgcttttaaagaaagcttcattttgtctttacgcagcttaaatgcagcgcacactgaaagatcatcatgagggctttccccacaataaacacatttttcaacatctttatcgcaaagattatccttatgaggcccttgacatttgatacatttggacttattactacagtaagtagctgtatgtccgaattttttacagttcgtgcaattcataacatgcggtacgaaaagccgaacaggaagacgaattttatcgatatagacatggctaggcaatgcagatccggcaaatgttacgcgaaacgaatctgagggacgataagacttttttccatcgacaatagatgctgagtacaattgtttgcactcgagtatcttaactccctcaagcatggagtttttaaaacggccaactccatttttaagtaaatcatctgctgtcagacttgcttcagtcacaacaccgtcaatttctacctccttcgatggaatgtaaactcgatattcaatagcaaataatttacaggttacaatatcgtttgcctgtttcaagtcgttaactacaactcgaattttatctctattaaccttacagatttctttaacttcagagaaatgtgatgtcaaatcctttgtaatttgcatcaagtttaaaatcttttctttttttcgaagatagactatccatggcccagtggtaccctgtggataatgtttagccctcggagtatttaaacttttactagtatccggaatcggattcggatgatcttccatgagatcatccattacattaaattttttttgtaaattaataataccaaaataaaaacttatgtttagtaaaatttcagatataagaaataaaaaataaattaaattaaatctaccttgtagctgatgtctctgttcctttatcgtgaagaacgacgtgaagctcttccaacgatttccaattggcagtcttttgctgtttccaattggcagtcttctgtcgtttactgctatctcagttgctctgccgtcgttgtgaacaccactgcacttgctgtacctgaccccaggtacagtgcttttgctcttggtggcgatcaaatgcgatgcttgcagtgtagcacctcgcgatatatgccgtctcttttgatcctacgcagcgtacaaattctggtacctggtagatcagcactgggttgctttagcacctctgtgcctttgcaccccttcgtcttcgcacctttatgcgatggcacctctgtgactcgtcacttctatgctctcgcacctctgtgtctctacacctctgtgcgtatgaacgggatggccttcgttgctagctttccagtcgggaaacgccccgaatattgcgtttgctatgggcagtttaactacctgaagcttagaattgtctcggtagcagccgttaactcacgagccagtacaatcgaaacacaacctcttcgcttgaatggtttttactgaatgataccTATATTGATGTTCGGTGTTTGTATGTATTCAAGCAACTCTTTTGAGTATTCATCAGTGTATGTCCTGTTCAAAACTTTTGTGATCTTCGGAAGATCGTATTGCAATTTTTTAAGACCATCAATGTTCCCTGCATGCAACAGTTGGAAATCGATATCTACCTGTGAAATAATATCATCGATCTTATGTATAAACTTCAATTCAATTAGGTTTTGTGAACTCACTAGTTGATATCCAAATGTTTCAGTATAATgtggatatttttcaaataaaagagCTTCTTGGTTAGGCTTCAATAACAATTTTTTCCGTGTGACATGTGTTCCTCGCCATTTCTCCAGAACAATATTCCACGGTTTTCTATTCAAACAAAGCCAGCTATTCGCATCATCTAGGTCTGGAGTTTCACAAAATGCATCAATCTGTATAACTTTGGAACGCTTATTGAGAAGTTCTCCTTCTGCTTTCTCTCGATTTCGTCTTTTTTGTTTGAGGTTAGtaattttattatataattttccGCTGGGATTTTTCTTGTCTCCTTTACGTGGTATGAAATAATCTTcctgaaaaatcaaaaatatttgtgAAGTGGGCAtccattgaatttaaaaataaatcatcagTTTTGTCTCTAAATCACATCATAACGCGCAGAAAggacaaacaaaatatttttttttctatttgctgTATCTTTTTGACAGCTGAGACGGCTTATGGTACATCTCGCTACAAACAAAACTTTAATTAAACTTCACATCACTAGTGTGCATACCTTAATTTCGTAATCCAAAAGAcaaattattgcttcagcatATACATTAAGAAAATGCTCAGTCGTAACACGTCCCAAGTTCAGATGGTACTCAGctactatattacataactcATTTTGGCTTGTGTTTGATAGTGGTGCTAGTTTTGctctttgaagaattttttgccCTGTTAGCGTACGGTTTAACAATGTTGTCAGAAAATCGGGAGAAAATTCAGACTTCGATATGTCTGAACGTTGATTGAATTTGTTGGAACTTTCCAAAACCCGCGGGTATTGCGGTTTTCTCGAATTGCACGCTACTGTTCTCCAGGACTCAATATCATCACCAACCTTTTGTGATTCTAGCGGAGATCGATTAAGTTTAAGATTATCGCTTGGTTTACACAAATAGGAATAATCCAGATTAGTGTCAATATGGCTTGAGACTTGCGAAATTGAAATACTTTTCCGCGATGCTGGAAGATTTTCCTGTTCTATATCTAGTAGCTGAGTTCTAACGTGGTAAGATGAAACGGAAGGTGATTCATGTTCCACACTTGCACTTGCGGTTCTGCTTCTGCCGATATGTTTACCTTCAGTTTCGCAGGAATCGGTTTCCTCGATAATTACGTCTTCGAAGTCAATAATATCCAAATCCTCGTTAGACATGTTTACTTTTTTATCTCACATTTGAAAATACCAGAGAAGCCAGATCATATTCTCTAAATACATGTTAGAAAATACCTGCGAATGCAACAATGAAAACCCAAATTTTAATCCATATGCATGATATAAAGTAAGTCAAATGAAAGTTAGGTTACCTTTACTAAATAAATATCCTATATCTGCTTAACATCTCCAGAAAACGGATATAAACACAGATTTTCCTAAAGGAATTCATCTGCAATGTTAGAATCCTGTAAAACTGGCATCCCTGATCCTCACTTCTGTTTGTCATTAACCCAATGTAAAATATATTACAATGCTTCATGGCTATATAAGTAAGGTGTGAAAAAACGATTTATAATTGCTTTACAACTAtattcaaaatgctgtacacaTAAGTTGCATATTCAATAGGGCAATAGCAGTAAATTATGACTGCACGCACTTTATGACTATTTGTTTCAACTTGAATTATGCAGCGTATATTGTATAACAAAGATAAGTAAAATTTCTTGAAATATATTTATTCTGGGATACACGAGACAAGTTTTATAATATCAAATATCAATGGAATTTTCTTATATTCTCAATATATTTTCCAATTGCAAAGCATTTGACAACCAAACTTTTTAATGTTTGTTTGTGTTCACTATATTAAGCAGACTTTTATATATGGAAAATGTTCAAACACATATTAGATATACCTTGTAAGTATATACTTTGTTTTCGTGACATTcactttcattttatttttttatatatgtcATGAGGTCTATTCATTGGAGTTATCCAACCGATAAAAACATAGCGTACATGAGGTGTTTCAGGGAATTGTATGTATGTTATAATTGTATTCGATTAGAAGAAGGAAATAGAAGATATTGTATATATTTTCAtgcactcagaaaaataaaatggtaactgttactatatagagggccaacttgaccatgagcgtatagtggttttcagccgactatgaaatcagatgatttcaacaatggtcaagttcatgtttactatgagtggtatcggctctagaatagtaatattgaacagtgtattgtatgaataactaatacgattgagatggttagcctaaccatgaccgaatattttttttacattgtagttcttgctataaccagagtcatggtatttttgacatttcacttctagttatttcgaaactaaaggcagtggttgattcaacaatgctgaagatcagcaaaacatgagctaatgttaaaaagttttatgaatttaaattctaaaataagaacaacaaaataatttcattaaactctattttattttcgcatCAAATCAAATAACAATATACCTGGTGAAATATTGCTTAGCATTGCTTGATAGCATCAGTTGATTCAAGGTTCTGTCCGGTGgagtttttcctgaagcaggaaagaaattattagccaagtccagatgcaaaccTCGATACTCACCTGCGACTTTCCGTGGGATTCGAGCGAATTGAATCcgggaatcaaatgataatcttccttttcatcaatcgcttgatgttgtttctacagcgaccgataatgaataataaaccgtatacgagatattgatttcactggaaaacatAACAGTTGCcggaaaaactgttgaaaaattgaatttcaacctcggaaactagtaaggctacaaactttacctacctgcaagacctaccaaagtacacagtcacaatatagaatattttgttcaaatccatcactgatgtgttacccaGGTACGACATTTTCTGCtaaattgtaactttatgtgacaataacagtgcacccgttcattgacaatttgtatagtcagcacaaatgtaatacatagtaggttgaaaaacactatacgataatgtgcttactacataaattctgttgatatggactacatgaatagtgttttcaaacttcataatcgtcttttaaaccatgtatctaattatggtaacattattaaactgtggacatatttacatggtagcgataacAATTTAGCACCTCATATATAcaaggctcgagagcaatttcaccttactagaaattgtgattttaactatctattcttatatttgagatgactaccattgtcaggatgaccatgccagaaaagtcataaatacaaatagtttagtcaagtcgtagtctttgttgtctagtaatttatacagtACAGATGGTGATTAGTCATATATCATGGTTGTTGCTACTATTTAggcgtatagttgaaatgacaatggaaaacaggttacggttactatggtattttgctcagtgtGGAGTATACTCGAGAAGTCATTTATAAAAaacgtttgatttttattcagtgTGTGTTTCTTatgcactgagctaaattttcattttctcattatatgatattctaatgattttagcatttccaatgatagctacaaagtttattaaacatcatgtcaaaaatataagataatcttatgaaacataaaactcttcttaacgttatttttacaagatttgcatataatgaatgaaatttccagtctgagtcaaatttattggcacgccctataaccattacttgatatccacacaacatacattaaaacaatttatgaagcgcatattatatttatttcggattaatatatatatatatatatatatatatatatatatatatatatatatatatatatatatatatatatatatatatatatatatatatatatatatatatatatatatatatattaatccgaaataaatagttagttagttagttttctttattaaagagactttcagccggtggctggttcgtctctcgaaataaatataatatgcgcttcataaattgtttatctataccatatgactagttttataaaatttatatataatttTTAATGGAGGTCATCCCAGTTCTACATAGAAGTTATATttagatcaaatgattgctatttgattgaataagtgatacatgtaagattcaaattgaaaa comes from Malaya genurostris strain Urasoe2022 chromosome 3, Malgen_1.1, whole genome shotgun sequence and encodes:
- the LOC131437747 gene encoding uncharacterized protein LOC131437747, whose translation is MSNEDLDIIDFEDVIIEETDSCETEGKHIGRSRTASASVEHESPSVSSYHVRTQLLDIEQENLPASRKSISISQVSSHIDTNLDYSYLCKPSDNLKLNRSPLESQKVGDDIESWRTVACNSRKPQYPRVLESSNKFNQRSDISKSEFSPDFLTTLLNRTLTGQKILQRAKLAPLSNTSQNELCNIVAEYHLNLGRVTTEHFLNVYAEAIICLLDYEIKEDYFIPRKGDKKNPSGKLYNKITNLKQKRRNREKAEGELLNKRSKVIQIDAFCETPDLDDANSWLCLNRKPWNIVLEKWRGTHVTRKKLLLKPNQEALLFEKYPHYTETFGYQLVDIDFQLLHAGNIDGLKKLQYDLPKITKVLNRTYTDEYSKELLEYIQTPNINIGIIQ